In Endozoicomonas sp. GU-1, one DNA window encodes the following:
- a CDS encoding class I SAM-dependent methyltransferase, giving the protein MSTETLQLNDTLYQYIYNVGLREHPALKELRELTSHHRYRMMQISAEQGQLMAMLAKLSNARRTIEIGVFTGYSALSVALALPDDGELIACDISSEYTNIAKPFWEKAGVSERIKLHLAPASETLDQLIRKGELDQFDMAFIDADKTGYDVYYEQCLQLVRPGGLILIDNVLWSGRVADAEASDEDTAALKALNRKIHDDDRVDMMILPVSDGLTIAIKR; this is encoded by the coding sequence ATGTCCACTGAAACCCTGCAACTCAATGATACGCTCTATCAATATATTTATAACGTTGGTCTACGTGAGCACCCGGCATTAAAAGAGCTCCGGGAATTGACCAGCCACCATCGCTACCGAATGATGCAAATTTCTGCCGAGCAAGGGCAGCTTATGGCCATGCTGGCAAAACTATCCAATGCCCGCAGAACCATAGAAATTGGTGTTTTCACCGGTTACAGTGCGCTCTCTGTTGCCCTGGCACTGCCCGATGATGGGGAGCTGATTGCCTGTGATATCAGCAGTGAGTATACCAACATAGCCAAACCCTTCTGGGAAAAAGCCGGTGTCTCTGAGCGGATCAAACTTCACCTGGCTCCGGCGTCTGAAACCCTGGATCAACTGATCAGGAAAGGTGAACTGGATCAGTTTGATATGGCCTTTATTGATGCGGATAAAACGGGGTATGACGTTTATTACGAACAATGCCTGCAGCTGGTTCGCCCTGGTGGGCTGATTCTTATCGATAATGTGCTGTGGAGCGGGAGAGTAGCTGATGCAGAAGCAAGTGATGAAGACACTGCTGCCCTGAAAGCATTAAACCGGAAAATTCACGACGATGATCGTGTGGATATGATGATACTGCCTGTTTCCGATGGGCTTACCATTGCCATCAAGCGTTAA
- a CDS encoding alpha-amylase family glycosyl hydrolase, whose product MTKPKALAVAISALSALLLTGCASQSPDTASKASTSLTPAYDCSASTRAKANDLKIYQIMVESFVDGEKGTGHGTGYGTSHHQGDLQGIIDSLDYIKSLGMNAIWMTPVFNSKPVAGQSHWDDRLDATGYFATDYFAIDPRFGSLAQAKELVEKAHAKGLYVFFDGVFGHHKQSGVVPSPSGLLPSGSHNPVDYPESLPFYREVATWWVKELKIDGWRLDQAYQVPTEAWTEIRKAVDEASQSVTYHNHKGETVNPLGYMVAEIWKEENAIQQEGYGSQEAPALCSAFDFPMRYRLVETFAVNENGIGGKGGNWLDEGMNLHSLYPAHAQPNLMLGNHDVLRFGDLLQRGGIANPDDGEYWLRHKAAMSFMAAYTGPITLYYGDEIGDETPDFAEKQPDNNCAIRGMCDDHSGRTSAKIDGVTAELNQQQRDLKDYVSSLMVLRDKHPALSKGERINLCAEKEIYIDHKQSGDDALLYMVSTDSAFQMVALTTAEAGSEGRLVDLLTGEVFFPKNNEYSIRMKGFESRFLRIARPVAAGPKVNKRDASSMTGEGFLAQCNNPTVNEAGPAQDTLFVVGSFPDSNWMHKPARAFQYKGNGVYQTVTNERKGSYRFQYATASWSPQYTAADLSQKPGQAAAGKNGGYGTDTSVMIPEAGRYVWSLTFKDSGEIDQVMVSRCAQ is encoded by the coding sequence ATGACGAAGCCAAAAGCATTGGCTGTGGCCATCTCTGCGCTTTCTGCCTTACTGCTGACTGGCTGTGCCAGTCAGTCACCTGATACAGCGTCTAAGGCCAGCACCAGCCTGACACCGGCCTATGACTGCAGCGCCAGCACCCGGGCAAAAGCCAACGACCTGAAAATTTACCAGATTATGGTCGAAAGCTTTGTGGATGGAGAAAAGGGAACCGGTCACGGCACCGGCTACGGTACCAGTCATCACCAGGGGGATTTGCAGGGCATAATTGATTCGCTGGACTACATCAAGTCACTGGGTATGAATGCCATCTGGATGACACCAGTCTTCAATTCGAAACCCGTTGCAGGCCAATCACACTGGGATGACCGGCTGGATGCGACTGGCTATTTTGCCACGGATTATTTTGCCATTGACCCACGCTTCGGGAGCCTGGCACAGGCGAAAGAGCTGGTGGAAAAAGCCCATGCCAAAGGGCTGTATGTATTTTTTGACGGTGTATTCGGCCATCATAAGCAGTCCGGTGTCGTGCCATCGCCATCTGGTTTGCTGCCTTCTGGCAGTCACAATCCTGTTGACTATCCCGAGAGTCTGCCATTTTACCGGGAGGTGGCCACCTGGTGGGTGAAGGAGCTGAAAATAGACGGCTGGCGTCTGGATCAGGCCTACCAGGTGCCCACCGAAGCCTGGACAGAAATCCGCAAAGCTGTGGATGAAGCTTCTCAGTCAGTGACTTACCATAACCACAAGGGTGAAACTGTCAATCCATTGGGCTACATGGTGGCGGAGATCTGGAAAGAGGAAAATGCTATCCAGCAGGAGGGATACGGCAGTCAGGAAGCCCCGGCCCTCTGTTCAGCGTTTGACTTCCCCATGCGTTATCGCCTTGTGGAAACGTTTGCAGTGAATGAAAACGGCATTGGTGGCAAAGGCGGTAACTGGTTGGATGAAGGCATGAACCTGCACTCACTCTATCCGGCGCATGCGCAACCAAATCTGATGCTGGGCAACCACGATGTGTTACGTTTTGGTGATCTTCTGCAGCGTGGCGGCATTGCCAATCCGGACGATGGGGAATACTGGCTGCGCCATAAAGCAGCTATGTCGTTTATGGCTGCTTATACCGGACCAATCACGCTGTATTACGGCGATGAAATTGGTGATGAAACGCCAGACTTTGCTGAAAAGCAGCCGGATAATAACTGCGCCATTCGTGGTATGTGTGATGACCACTCGGGGCGTACCAGTGCCAAAATTGACGGGGTAACCGCTGAGTTGAATCAACAGCAGCGTGATCTTAAAGACTATGTGTCATCATTGATGGTGCTGCGGGATAAGCACCCAGCGTTGTCTAAAGGTGAACGCATCAACCTCTGTGCAGAAAAAGAGATCTATATCGACCACAAACAAAGCGGTGATGATGCCCTGCTTTATATGGTCAGTACCGACAGCGCTTTCCAGATGGTAGCTCTGACCACAGCGGAAGCCGGTTCCGAAGGGAGGCTGGTGGATCTGCTCACGGGAGAGGTGTTTTTCCCGAAAAACAATGAATATTCCATTCGCATGAAAGGGTTTGAATCACGATTTCTGCGCATTGCCAGGCCTGTTGCAGCCGGACCAAAAGTCAACAAACGAGATGCCAGCTCGATGACCGGCGAAGGTTTCCTGGCCCAGTGCAATAACCCAACAGTGAATGAAGCAGGCCCGGCACAAGACACGCTGTTTGTCGTGGGCAGCTTTCCGGACTCTAACTGGATGCACAAGCCAGCCCGGGCTTTTCAATATAAAGGCAACGGCGTGTATCAAACCGTCACCAATGAGCGCAAAGGCAGCTATCGCTTCCAGTACGCCACAGCCAGCTGGAGCCCGCAATACACGGCTGCTGATCTGTCACAAAAGCCGGGGCAGGCTGCTGCCGGGAAAAACGGTGGGTATGGTACCGATACCTCGGTGATGATACCGGAGGCGGGACGCTATGTAT
- a CDS encoding SapC family protein, whose product MATLLFYNEPAFLNREVHKTLKFKASDDYSFTEEVNSVPLTGIEFFEASRDMPVLFSKDEQGNFFPLALLSLMDAGHKHLGEAGSWSDSYIPAFIRRYPFALTDEGSVCFDQKASQFAGEEGEALFSDDGENTETLNNIIQFLNNYDQQYKNTLDYCHELKALDLLSPFNLQILLEKDKPLRLEGLLVIDEKKLNSIPEEKVKSWFDSGWLAWTYAHLHSLGALNRLVKRQKIQL is encoded by the coding sequence ATGGCAACATTACTGTTTTACAATGAGCCGGCATTTCTCAACCGGGAAGTGCATAAGACCCTTAAGTTCAAGGCATCTGACGACTACTCTTTCACCGAAGAGGTAAACTCTGTACCACTGACCGGTATCGAGTTTTTTGAAGCCAGCCGTGATATGCCAGTGCTCTTCAGTAAGGATGAGCAGGGCAACTTTTTCCCCCTTGCCCTGCTTTCGCTGATGGATGCAGGGCATAAGCACCTGGGTGAGGCGGGCAGCTGGAGTGACAGCTATATTCCTGCTTTTATCCGCCGTTATCCTTTCGCCCTGACCGATGAAGGCTCGGTTTGCTTTGATCAGAAAGCCAGTCAGTTTGCTGGTGAGGAAGGTGAAGCGCTTTTCAGTGATGACGGTGAAAATACAGAAACATTGAATAACATTATTCAATTTCTTAATAACTATGATCAGCAGTACAAGAATACCCTTGATTATTGTCATGAATTAAAAGCGCTTGATCTGTTATCTCCGTTCAATCTCCAAATTCTCCTGGAGAAGGATAAGCCCCTAAGGCTCGAAGGGTTATTAGTTATTGATGAGAAAAAACTGAATTCCATTCCCGAAGAAAAAGTGAAAAGCTGGTTTGATTCCGGTTGGCTGGCGTGGACCTATGCACACTTACACTCTCTGGGTGCATTAAACCGTCTTGTTAAACGACAGAAAATACAACTGTAA
- a CDS encoding glycogen/starch/alpha-glucan phosphorylase, whose protein sequence is MDQKAFTIELEKHLRRELGTTPKQATHRDWWQALSLVLRDINLDQLQESSLSVTKETKPQRHVCYLSMEFLMGRLLGDALMNLGLYETAATLLQSHGVRISDVLDQERDMSLGNGGLGRLAACFMDSLANQHIPATGYGINYRYGLFRQIFVDGYQKEKPDVWREFGSPWETCRPSETVEIGLFGHMEMDSDGNNHWVPGKKLFGVPWDITIPSFGGNYVNRLRLWESLVGAYPIDLDKYNQGEYLEACRNLVDGDTISGVLYPEDSTPQGKDLRLIQQYFFTACSLKDIIRQYKQRGLPLSSLAKHYALQLNDTHPAIAIPELMRLLMDEEGMVWNQAWAITQEMCHYTNHTLLPEALEKWSASLLDRVLPRHLQIIEMINYVFLNGEAKEQWGDNVEIIKKVSIFEELDNGDRMIRMANLSVIGSRRVNGVAALHSGLVKANLFPEFDALYPGKLVNVTNGVTPRRWLAHCNPGLARLLDRNIGKEWRTDLDQLEKLTPLSESPDFLDAFANVRFKNKERLARLIEKECKVTVNPNALFDVQIKRLHEYKRQQLNLLHIISLYHEMLDNPDAEHTPRVFIFGAKAAPGYVMAKQIILAINKVAQVINNDRRLDDCLKVVFLPDYRVTLAEQIIPAADLSEQISTAGFEASGTGNMKLGLNGALTIGTLDGANVEIAEAVGDENIFIFGKTVDEIAELQQQGYNPYHYYESNPVLKRAIDALMNGSFCQHKPDLLKPVAEDLMHRDQFMALADFDSYREAQQKVSDTFRKPRLWWRKAVLNTARLGRFSSDRSIADYAEKVWNSK, encoded by the coding sequence ATGGATCAGAAAGCATTTACCATAGAGCTTGAAAAACACCTGCGTCGTGAACTGGGCACTACCCCGAAGCAAGCCACACATCGCGACTGGTGGCAGGCCCTCTCTCTGGTACTCCGTGACATTAATCTGGACCAGCTTCAGGAAAGTAGCCTGAGCGTCACCAAAGAGACAAAACCGCAACGTCATGTCTGCTACCTCTCCATGGAATTTCTGATGGGACGCCTGCTGGGTGATGCCCTGATGAACCTTGGACTTTACGAAACCGCAGCCACCCTGCTGCAATCCCACGGCGTACGCATTTCTGATGTTCTGGATCAGGAGCGGGACATGTCCCTGGGCAACGGTGGCCTGGGTCGTCTGGCCGCCTGCTTTATGGATTCTCTGGCCAACCAGCATATTCCAGCCACCGGGTACGGCATCAACTACCGCTATGGTCTGTTTCGTCAGATCTTTGTGGATGGTTACCAGAAAGAGAAGCCAGATGTCTGGCGTGAATTTGGCAGCCCGTGGGAAACCTGTCGTCCATCCGAGACCGTGGAGATTGGCCTGTTCGGTCATATGGAAATGGACAGCGATGGCAATAACCACTGGGTGCCTGGCAAGAAGCTTTTCGGTGTGCCCTGGGACATCACCATTCCATCCTTTGGCGGAAACTATGTAAACCGTCTCCGTCTCTGGGAAAGCCTGGTGGGTGCCTATCCTATCGATCTGGATAAATACAACCAGGGTGAGTATCTGGAAGCCTGCCGTAACCTGGTGGATGGCGATACCATTTCCGGTGTCTTGTACCCTGAAGACTCAACACCTCAGGGTAAAGATCTGCGACTGATCCAGCAGTACTTCTTCACGGCCTGTTCCCTCAAAGACATTATCCGCCAGTATAAGCAGCGTGGCCTGCCATTAAGCAGTCTGGCCAAACACTACGCGCTGCAATTGAACGACACCCATCCGGCTATCGCCATTCCGGAATTAATGCGCCTGCTGATGGACGAAGAAGGCATGGTCTGGAATCAGGCCTGGGCCATCACTCAGGAAATGTGCCACTACACCAATCACACCCTGTTGCCAGAGGCCCTGGAGAAATGGTCTGCCTCCCTGCTGGACCGTGTTCTTCCAAGACACTTGCAAATCATTGAGATGATCAACTACGTCTTCCTGAACGGAGAGGCTAAAGAACAATGGGGCGACAATGTCGAGATCATCAAGAAAGTCAGCATCTTCGAAGAGCTGGACAACGGCGATCGTATGATCCGCATGGCCAACCTGTCGGTGATTGGCAGTCGTCGGGTTAATGGTGTTGCCGCGCTGCACAGTGGGCTGGTTAAAGCCAATCTGTTCCCCGAGTTTGACGCCCTGTATCCCGGCAAGCTGGTCAACGTCACCAACGGTGTAACCCCAAGACGCTGGCTGGCTCACTGTAACCCGGGCCTGGCACGACTGCTGGATCGAAATATCGGCAAAGAGTGGCGTACTGACCTGGACCAGCTGGAAAAACTGACACCACTGTCGGAATCTCCTGATTTTCTCGATGCCTTTGCCAATGTCCGTTTCAAAAACAAGGAGCGACTGGCGCGGTTGATTGAGAAGGAGTGCAAGGTCACCGTTAACCCCAATGCGCTGTTCGATGTTCAGATTAAGCGACTGCACGAGTACAAGCGTCAGCAGTTAAACCTGTTGCACATCATCAGCCTGTATCACGAAATGCTTGATAACCCGGATGCCGAACATACCCCACGGGTCTTTATTTTTGGCGCTAAAGCCGCACCAGGTTATGTAATGGCCAAACAGATTATTCTGGCCATCAACAAGGTCGCCCAGGTTATTAACAACGATCGTCGTTTGGATGACTGCCTGAAAGTGGTATTCCTGCCGGATTACCGCGTCACCCTGGCGGAACAGATCATTCCTGCCGCCGATCTTTCCGAGCAGATCTCCACTGCCGGTTTTGAAGCCTCCGGTACCGGCAATATGAAGCTGGGCCTGAATGGTGCACTGACCATTGGGACACTGGATGGAGCCAACGTGGAAATTGCTGAAGCGGTGGGCGATGAGAACATCTTTATCTTCGGAAAAACCGTCGATGAGATTGCCGAACTGCAGCAGCAGGGTTACAACCCATACCATTATTATGAGAGTAATCCGGTACTGAAGCGGGCCATTGACGCCCTGATGAATGGTTCCTTCTGCCAGCACAAGCCCGACCTGCTGAAACCCGTTGCGGAAGATCTGATGCATCGTGACCAGTTTATGGCTCTGGCTGACTTTGACAGCTATCGCGAAGCTCAGCAGAAAGTATCCGACACTTTCCGTAAGCCAAGGCTCTGGTGGCGCAAGGCGGTGCTGAATACTGCACGCCTGGGTCGATTCTCTTCGGACCGGTCTATTGCTGACTATGCTGAGAAGGTTTGGAATAGTAAATAA
- a CDS encoding serine protease: MKKLLQMAVLALSQLVLVFAVSVSAHPEKASNYSGIKIVGGNELSPFSRPYMASLRVLREVHFCGGAYIGGKYVLTAAHCVEDIQDYAEFISVWLGGHKLSEPDTGRFYRVARLYIHPDYNDETIDSDIAIIELEQDVEGIEPVRLISEEHFANINKGSVFEVMGWGTLGYEKGQPDTLHVVQVPYVERELCNSGQHYDGAITKNMLCAGFDEGGKDSCQGDSGGPMVYNHQGTWYQLGVVSWGYGCAEPGYPGVYTNIVELLGWVRKTVPDI; this comes from the coding sequence GTGAAAAAACTCCTACAGATGGCCGTGTTGGCATTAAGTCAATTAGTTTTAGTATTTGCTGTAAGCGTCAGTGCGCATCCTGAAAAGGCGAGTAACTATTCAGGAATAAAAATTGTTGGTGGTAATGAGCTTTCTCCATTTTCCCGTCCTTATATGGCGTCATTAAGAGTATTGAGAGAGGTGCATTTTTGTGGCGGGGCTTACATTGGTGGCAAGTATGTCCTGACGGCTGCCCATTGCGTCGAAGATATTCAGGATTATGCCGAATTTATTTCCGTCTGGTTGGGGGGGCATAAACTCAGTGAACCGGACACTGGCCGCTTCTACCGGGTGGCAAGGCTTTATATACATCCAGACTATAACGATGAAACCATCGATAGCGATATTGCCATTATTGAATTAGAGCAGGACGTTGAGGGTATTGAACCTGTTCGTCTGATTTCTGAAGAACACTTTGCAAACATTAATAAAGGTTCAGTATTTGAGGTGATGGGCTGGGGAACCCTGGGGTATGAGAAAGGACAACCAGACACGCTACATGTGGTTCAGGTGCCCTATGTGGAGAGAGAGCTTTGCAACTCCGGGCAACATTATGACGGTGCTATTACCAAAAATATGCTGTGCGCTGGCTTTGATGAAGGAGGCAAAGACTCCTGTCAGGGCGATAGTGGTGGTCCCATGGTTTATAACCACCAGGGTACCTGGTACCAGTTGGGTGTCGTAAGTTGGGGCTATGGCTGTGCTGAGCCGGGTTACCCGGGAGTCTATACCAACATCGTTGAACTGTTGGGTTGGGTAAGGAAGACAGTGCCAGATATTTGA